Genomic window (Amyelois transitella isolate CPQ chromosome 31, ilAmyTran1.1, whole genome shotgun sequence):
tttttttgcaACCTACACCGATGAAATTGTGTAGAAGTCTAAAATTAGTAGATATCtatggcgcgaaaatatttgagcCTATCAGAGCGCGCCATTTGAATCCGCGAAACTGTGATGAGCGAGATAGCTGGAGATAtcttgttataaatttaaagtttaatgttCTTGTTATaaagttgatattttattgatttttcatTCCGTTCGATTCGGCGATAGGTCCCGCTATGtgcgcgtctatatcccttgtgccgattttgatgaaacaaactttgaatgttcttctgagttaaaacaaagcaattggtgaaagtttcaagtaaatcggttcagtactttcggagataatcgtgatcatacatacagacagacaagttaaaaaaaaatttttgctttctattattcatcaTTCTaagtccctctatccatttcagtcaaaaatactaaatgtacagacaatatatttttactgtttttattatatgcatAGATTATTCGACCAGCGACTCTCTTACTTTGTTCATTGATCCTGAATCTATGGGCGGCCGGCTGGAAGTGGCATCCCTCAGGACTCGGAGCCCCCGAGTCGTCTCCGACGAAGTGAGAGCTAGTGTAGTTTGGCAAACTCGTTTCTGGAGAATCCTGTAAGGTTACACAGATTATATTCGATAGCCATAGACAATTTGAACACAGGCTTCAAATTGCGATtaaaatagagacaggttgctagcccgtcgcctaaaaaaagaatcctaaatttACAAGCCTAATCCTTAGTGccgggtggttcccggcaccaatataaagaaaaaaaggaacactccatctcatttcctatggatgtcgtaagaggcgactaagggataggcttttaaacttgggattcttattttaggcgatggggtagccacctgtcactattatcaatattatctcaatattatcattaagccaaatagctgaacgtggccattcagtcttttcaagactgttggctctgtctgccccgcaagggatatggacgtgactatatgtatgtatgtaatccatatgaaagagatgaagtggtcttatttttttattgcttccgggaactacacggcagcCGGGAAGCATACGGCATCAAAATTctttgtgtagttttaaagatctaagcatacattcATAGTTACGGTAGTGCGCtagtctgtgacatcggaggtcccggattcgaatcccagGACATGATAAGAAATGAACTGTTTCTaatggatcttggatgtttacctaaacatacatatgtatgatcACGTCAACGAGTATATCTCacgtggggtagacagagccaacagtctagaaaagactgaatggtcacgttcagctatttggcttaatgatagaattgagattcaaatagtgacaggtttctagcccatcgcctaaagaagaatcccaagtttgtaagcctatcccttagtcgccttttacgacatccatgggaaagggatggagtggtcctattcttttttctattacacTACATTTAAGTATTTCTGGAAACATaagtagtatcgttgagttagtatctcgtaacacaacacaagtctcgaatttacttcgagggTAACACTCTGCCTGATTTACCCCATAAGTAggtagttatatatttatttaccattgACTTGTACTTCGGCAGGTCATCGCTGGTGAACCTCACGCTGTGGTTCCGTGGTATCTTGGAGCCAGGGTGCAGAATCTTGAGAGACATTGTGGCTGATCTGAGGAAACAGTGACaagttcaaaaaaaatattcattattataggacatttcaacatcacttaataatttatatcttttgatttcacaacaaTGGTGgccgtttaaaataaattactaaaaactaagtttacctACTTACTGCTGCTtacaaagcgtcagtgcagaagaagcggtaacaaactgcactgcagcattcacttcaataacgtcaacttaacaattatccaaacttggaatagaaacctgtcactatttgaatctcaattctatcattaagccaaacagctgatgggggcctatctgtcttttcaagactattagctctgtctaccgcgcaagggatatagacgtgattttatgtatgtttgtcttgACGAAAGGATTTAACTACATTTTTATAGCGAGAGAAGCCGCGGCAGCTAGtataaatacctaataaatttatacaaataaaaatcactaagttacacaataaaatttaacttttaataaaactctttaaaaaatatattatattagcatttttacaataagccttaaaaaaaacattacctgAACATTATCGTTGATAAAACTTACTTGAATACGACTTAGTGATGTCAGATTTGCAATGAATTTACGTATTTTGTTGGCTAGACGATGTCGGTCGGTCGTTTATCTACAGGATGATGTGAACTTTCTAGTTATATTACTCAttggtatatacatacacatatataatcacgtctatatcccttccggggtggacagagcaagcagtcttgaaaagactgaaatgcagCGTTCAACTGTACGGCtcaatgacggaattgagcttcaaatagtgacaggttgttagtccatcacctacaagaagaattccaagtttacctataagtctttcccttagtcgccttttacgacatccgtgtaAAAGTTATGGAGTGTTCCAACTccaaagtgctgggaaccacacggcatttaccTGTACCTTCTATAGATCTAAGATTTTAAGATATATTGATTCATAAGTGTACTACTTAGAACATGTTtcagaaattaattaacaaaaaaagaaacaccCTGTTAATGACTAACAAGCCGTACTTGGTACGGTCGTGtatcgtaaaaaatattatcataccGCCGGAGCATTTTGCCAATGATCTGCCATTTTGAATGGCATTATGCAGTAACGAGCAGGAGTTTATAACATAGTGGTGTTATGGTGGAGTCGGGCAGGCATCTTATTTTAACTGTGGAATTCTTTTTATGGCATTAAAGGccttagtctttttaagactaaggCCTTtaatgttggctctgcctactgtgattgtgtgtatgtatgcaatatataataggtaatataattaagattcaaatagtgacaggtggtaagctcaacgcctaaaagaagaatcccaagtttagattagcctatcccttagtcgccttttacgacatccgtggaaagagatggtgtggccctaatatttttgtgtgtattggtgttgggaaccacacatAAGTACATCAAAACGATACCAATTTGATCATAGTACCTACGTGTGTTCGTCTCAAACCAAATGACCAACCGTATTTTAACAGAgaagtattttttcaaatgagtacctacctatgcgAACTGCTCCATTCTAACATAATGCCGACCATTTGCGACATTCAAAGTTTAGTAGTTTGCGTCACGCGATGTGAAATGCGGACACGCACGGCGTCGTGCGGATCGCAACGATGATGGAGTACCAAATATTAGGTCATCAGTAGTTTATTGGagtctatacatacatacataaaatcacgcctctttcccggaggggtaggcagagactacctctttccacttgccacgatctctgcatacctacGAAGCTAGTAGATGAGATAAAAGGCGCATTTTCAGTGCTGTGAGCAAGAACCAAAGTCCCGTTAgcaaatacctatatatacattcattcaatcacgtctatatcatttacggggtagacagggccaatagtcttgaaaaacctaatacgccacgttcagctgttccgTTTCTGAAAAATCCCACTTAAAAGAATTAACGCTAACTAATTTTTACTGGGATGAAAGGCACCCTATATCTATTGTGATATTccaagattaattcagtagataacccgtcaaaaacaaacttactccctcattttgtataataagttGGGATAAGACAATGACTgcaagcaggttgactaagcagatatactgAGTGTAGGGGGAAAGGtcggaaggcctagacgaacgtatcttgatcaaatcctGGCGaagagtcaggtcaagagtacccgaaaccgccgagcttgcatgaagagagttacgaatgtagatgaagcgtaggaagtatgcagagatcatggctagtggaaagatgtagtctgtgcctacccctccgggaaagaggcgtgattttatgtatgtatgtatgtattaattctaagtgtccctctatccatttcagtcaaaaatactaaatgtacagacaaaatattttttataactacataggtaggtagtaTAGGTACAGATAATAAAACCagcaacatttttttacactttattataaacttattcATTCTCCTGACTGCGCAGTCTCGCGGCAGCATTGGTCACTTTGATGCTGAGCTGCTGGGCGCGCTCCACGATTGTCTTCCGCTTCTTTGAGGAGACGCCGTGCGCGATCTCCGCGCAGTACTTCCTGTTCTGCATCATCAGGATTTCCAGTTCACGAACATTGTGGACGAGGACCTGGAAAAGTCATCAATCAtcatataatcatcaatatgttttatataacttttgtgtaaaaaaaataaccgtCTCCTATCAATATCCTCCTTTtgtgaagtcggttaaatttaaaaaaccttAAAACTTTCCTTGAAACCGCATCAGAATCGGCCTAGCGAAACGCGAAATAATCGCCGACAAACATACTACAGGTCAAATTGAGAaccatcaattttttttaaggcggtaaaaacagaaaaagagTATATCAAGATATCTTGCATGTTACTTTACGACGCGGTAACATACTTAcacaataatcacgtctacatcccttgcggggtagacatcaCGTTtagatgtatgtttgttaatgtaatagtgacaggttatcccatcgcctacaagaggtatcccaagtttattagactatccctttgtcgccttttacgacatccatgtggtTCTAAAGTGATccggaaacacacggcactaatgAAGTCACAGACAAAGAGCTGGTATTAAATGTGCATGCCAATATGACCAAATAGCTACATACATCAGCTGTTTGGAATAGGGTTCGGCAGATTTATTGTTGCAAGGTTACAAATTGTTATTATCATATTGAATTATGTTAACACAGAGTGCCCTTGCTTGTGTGAAGTCATAAAATATGACCACGGCCAGCtctttaatatacatataataacatatacatacatataatcacgttaatatcccttgcgggtagacagagccaacagtcttgtaaagactgataggccacgttcagctatttggctttaagatagaattgagattcaaatagtgacaggttgctagcccatcgcctcaaaagaatcccaagtatgtaagcctatcccttagtcaccttttacgacatccataggaaagagatgtggtggtcccatttttttttgtattggtgccgggaatcaaacgtcgacgtcgtaaaaggagaaTAGGGGAATTTGCTGGTGATCCAGTGCAAGCTCACATGCTGGTCTGGTACATAACATGTAAAAAAACCGCCTTCAATCCATATCTTCCTTTTAAGAAGTAggttaaatttctaaagtTCTTCCTACAAGTGTAACAAAAACACTTTTTCACAATCTTgtggacaaacatacatacaggtcaaactgagaaaCACCTTTTTTTTGTGTGGGTTAAACTTATGGTGTGATAGaaaaggcttaaaaacttcAAGGGCTATTTCTGAATTTCACATTTATGTTTCAGTTGGCCAGCTAAATGTGACCTTTTGAATCTTGGCTCCCTCTACCCATAAAAGGgaaatacgtgattatatataattttctttcttcctTCTAGATTATTGAGGTAcaaatgtgattatatgtttttcttaCTTCCTTCTAGATTATTGAGGTAGAAATGGTAGGAAAGTTGATAGTTCACCTTGTAGTTTAACCAaccagtatattattattatgtaaaatggTAGTTTTGAGgttctttatcttttattttttaaatgctttatatattactttgtgatatttatttgataatttcaAACTAACACAGTAACTTTTACTAACACAGACTTCAGAGTTCATGTTATCTGTACGTGTAACTTtatcaaataaagatttatttattattattaccttGCGGAAACCGTTGGGCAGCATGTGACGGGTCTTCTTGTTGGATCCGTACCCGATACTCGGCATCAAGTACTGGCCCTTGAAACGCCTGCGCACTCTGTTGTCAATACCTGGAAAAATTTCATGGCAGACAGACATTAAGTAAAGTGGAAACAATAATACCCAACAATCCGTGGCAAGTAAAcaaaggtcaagagtacccgaaaccgtcgagcttgcatgaagagggttatgaatgtggacgaagcgtaggaagtatgcagagattgtggtaagtggaaagaggtagtctctgcctacccctccgggagagaggcgtgattttatgtatgtatgtatcgtggCAAGTACAGTGTGGTCATTTTGGACTAAAACGAGGATGAGACAAGACTCCTTGAAGATCTGAAAATCTGGTGTTACATTCTGACTGACCCACCAGACCAATTTCTAGTCATTCAACAGTCTAGATTAACTGCTCCTTCAGTCAATTGTTTTAAGAATCGGCtagacaaactttaaaaatctcCAAGCATCAAAAATCACATGCGTCAGCTTAATGAGCTGCTAGTgtgtttaaagtatataataataagatcCAACTAGAACTTGTCCAATCAGAAAGAAAAtgatgtctatatcccttgtgggtagacagagtcagcagtcttgatagactgacaggccgcattcagctgttagccttaatgatagaatagtgacaggttgctagcctgtcgcctaaaaacgaAGAATCCCGAGCTTGTATAAGTTAAtcctctcccttagtcgccttttgcgataGCCACGAGAAAGATACGGAGTGGTTCTTTTTtgaagtgccggaaaccacacggcattcgcGCAAAAAccaaaggatttttttttgttattttgtacataaataacgtCCATTTTAAGATTTTGATATTGAATGAAAGAAGGTAGTGTGTCTGTCACTATGACCAAATGACCATTTTGCAGGCTATCAGGAATAGGATTTGACAGACTTTTTTTTAGCAAAgtaacaaattgtaattattccattaaaaaagaataacacaGAGTGCCtttgcattaaataaaaatgctaaGATGGgataatttataactttggTGAAAAATTTATAGAGACAACGAATAAGACAAACATAACCTCTGAGAAGTTTATAAATGTGatcattttatcatttatttatcgaTTTAATTGGTATTTTATTCCGAACCAAACATTGAATTACACATAAATGCaggttttgaaaattatttattcctaaAACTGGAAGGAAAAGAAAAGTAAGAAGGCATGGAATGTATGCAGCGATTCTTACCTCTCGGTTTACGCCAGTTTCGCTTGAGTTTATCATAGCGATCCGATTGATGGCGGATAAACCTTTTCGTCCTCTTTTTGACGATTTTGGGCCTATATACTGGTCTGATAGCCATTTTGATTGTTTCTTGTTGAAACGCGGCGGTGAACCACGCGGTGACACGGCCGCACGAAAAGGAAAGAAGAATAGACAAACAAGGCCATTTCTAGAGTAACTGTCAAGTCTCATTGCCAAAATGTCAAAGAATTATTTGAGAATAGTGTTGTACACTTCAAAAGTGAACTCAgaatctatttattaattctattgtcattagtaattttaaagttaaaaaagtagaaacattacttttaaaattttactcacTAGTGGTGGCCTTTATTATCTTAtcaaattcattttatattaaaaacttaaataaataatttctttcttttattatcTGTAATTGCCATATACAATGTTTTATGACAGTTCTCTACATTTATGAGAACAAACTAATTTGTCTATGCCACAGACGCCAAATGTCGCCATCGATCAATGACATTTTGTGGAGttgaatttattgatataaagcgttaatgtaaataataaacaatttcatcataaaagtCGGCTTCCAGTCGATATGTATGCCAAGGGCAAAGGCTCTACGGTGCCTTCGGACGCTCAGGCTCGCGAAAAGTTGGCGCTATATGTGTACGAGTACCTGCTTCATGTCGGCGCAACGAAAGCGGCACAGACTTTTCTCTCAGAAATTCGATGGGAGAAGAACATAACGCTCGGAGAGCCACCTGGGTTCTTACACTCGTGGTGGTGCGTGTTTTGGGACCTATACTGCGCGGCTCCGGAGAGGCGGGACACGTGCGAACATTCGTCAGAAGCTAAGGCTTTCCATGATTATGGATTCGTCAACTCAGGATACAACGGAATCGGTCACAACGCCGGCCCGGCGCCGCCTAACGACGGTGAGTACCATAAATTCGTATTGCAACTTGAAAATTCGTGTATGTTTAACAAATTCATGTTTTTAGGCCACATTATGTCTTATCTCTTTGCTCAAACAAAAGTACTGTTAAAACTGTTACAAAAGCGTGTAAAATGC
Coding sequences:
- the LOC106129219 gene encoding large ribosomal subunit protein eL32; translation: MAIRPVYRPKIVKKRTKRFIRHQSDRYDKLKRNWRKPRGIDNRVRRRFKGQYLMPSIGYGSNKKTRHMLPNGFRKVLVHNVRELEILMMQNRKYCAEIAHGVSSKKRKTIVERAQQLSIKVTNAAARLRSQENE